From the genome of Vulpes lagopus strain Blue_001 chromosome 2, ASM1834538v1, whole genome shotgun sequence, one region includes:
- the LOC121477994 gene encoding cytochrome c oxidase subunit 7B, mitochondrial-like — protein sequence MFPVARKALNRLRVQSIPQKMARQSPDFHDKYGNAVLASGATFSIAVWAYTATQIGIEWNLSPVGRVTPKGMKGSVIPAGVIMNCFKTNS from the coding sequence ATGTTTCCCGTGGCCAGAAAGGCTCTAAATCGTCTCCGAGTTCAAAGCATTCCACAAAAAATGGCAAGGCAGTCACCAGATTTCCATGACAAATATGGTAATGCTGTATTAGCTAGTGGAGCCACTTTCTCTATTGCTGTATGGGCATATACAGCAACACAAATTGGGATAGAATGGAACCTGTCCCCTGTTGGCAGAGTCACCCCTAAAGGAATGAAGGGATCAGTAATCCCAGCTGGTGTAATAATGAATTGTTTCAAAACCAACTCATAA
- the TRAPPC3L gene encoding trafficking protein particle complex subunit 3-like protein isoform X1, with protein sequence MSRNRFQPIHWEPSLRLWNFMQAFPLQPKTFRYFALRSERCILDPLELTSVRDVAFKMYLGITPSVTCNNSSRTEFSLILDKNPLVEFVEELPAGRSSLCYCNLLCGIIRGALEMRQPGWARPGPPFSLWIHTTELPLGQTVSGGHIAKDPSSPRASSFLSFLKESQPLLGFIWLLMLHSCKTH encoded by the exons ATGAGCAGAAATAGGTTTCAGCCAATTCACTGGGAGCCAAGTCTCCGATTGTGGAATTTCATGCAGGCTTTTCCTTTGCAGCCTAAGACGTTTCGCTATTTTGCCTTAAGATCTGAAAGATGCATTTTGGATCCCCTGGAGCTGACGAGTGTCAGAGAT gTTGCCTTTAAGATGTACTTGGGGATTACACCCAGTGTGACCTGTAACAATTCAAGCAGAACTGAATTTTCCCTGATCCTAGACAAGAATCCGCTGGTGGAGTTTGTGGAAGAGCTCCCTGCCGGGCGATCCTCTCTGTGCTACTGCAATTTACTCTGTGGGATTATCAGAGGTGCCCTGGAAATG AGACAGCCAGGTTGGGCCCGGCCTGGGCCCCCCTTCTCTCTGTGGATTCACACTACAGAGCTGCCACTCGGCCAGACCGTGTCTGGAGGACACATAGCAAAGGACCCTTCATCTCCCAGAGCAAGCTCTTTTTTATCATTCCTGAAGGAAAGTCAGCCCCTTCTGGG gTTCATTTGGCTGCTGATGTTACATTCTTGCAAGACACACTGA
- the CALHM5 gene encoding calcium homeostasis modulator protein 5, whose product MDAFQGILKFFLNQKTVIGYSFMALLTVGSERLFSLVAFKCPCSKENVAYGLVFLVAPAWVLLILGFFLNSRSWRLFTGCCVNPRKIFPKGHSCRFFHVLGQITLSSLVAPMMWLSVALLNGTFYECAMSGTKSSKLLGLICKDKPRECWDELHKVSCGKTSLTAADREELKLSLQAQSQILGWCLICSASFFSLLATCYARCRSKVSYLQLSFWKTYAQKEKEQLENTFLEYANKLSERNLKCFFENKRPDVFPMPSFAAWEAASELHSFHQSRQHYSTLHRVVEDGLELSPEDDETTMVLVGTAHSV is encoded by the exons ATGGATGCTTTTCAGgggattttaaaattcttcctcaACCAGAAGACTGTTATCGGCTACAGCTTTATGGCTCTGCTGACCGTGGGCAGTGAGCGGCTCTTTTCCCTTGTGGCCTTTAAGTGTCCCTGCAGCAAGGAGAACGTGGCCTATGGGCTGGTGTTCCTGGTCGCCCCTGCCTGGGTGTTGCTGATCCTCGGATTTTTCCTGAACAGCAGGTCGTGGAGGCTCTTCACAGGCTGCTGTGTGAACCCCAGGAAAATCTTCCCCAAAGGCCACAGTTGCCGCTTTTTCCATGTCCTGGGCCAGATCACGCTGAGTTCCCTGGTGGCTCCGATGATGTGGCTCTCCGTGGCTCTGCTCAATGGGACTTTTTATGAATGTGCCATGAGCGGGACCAAAAGCTCGAAACTTCTGGGCCTGATCTGCAAGGACAAGCCCCGGGAGTGCTGGGATGAGCTGCACAAAGTCTCTTGTGGCAAAACCAGCCTGACAGCTGCGGACAGGGAAGAACTGAAGCTGTCCCTGCAAGCCCAGTCCCAG attctAGGATGGTGCCTGATTTGTTCAgcatctttcttctctctgctcgCCACTTGTTACGCTCGCTGCCGATCTAAAGTTAGCTACCTTCAGCTGAGTTTTTGGAAGACATATGCacaaaaggagaaggagcagTTGGAAAATACATTCCTGGAGTATGCCAACAAGCTGAGCGAGAGAAACCTGAAATGCTTTTTTGAAAACAAGAGGCCAGATGTCTTCCCCATGCCCTCCTTTGCGGCCTGGGAGGCTGCTTCAGAGCTGCATTCTTTCCACCAGAGCCGGCAACATTACAGTACCCTGCATAGGGTGGTGGAAGATGGCCTGGAACTTAGCCCTGAGGACGATGAGACCACAATGGTGCTTGTGGGTACTGCCCACAGTGTGTAG